The following are from one region of the Candidatus Zixiibacteriota bacterium genome:
- a CDS encoding glucose-6-phosphate isomerase, with amino-acid sequence MADMFSENRTITRQKRTRPDKNLFHPDDSYIRDNTIKLDISYILNPVNNHSFITHEELDRMATEVVKKHQMLKAGGGDCRDGDISMLGWQSLPDEITTAHLDEIAAAVKELSGKVDVFVSLGIGGSYLGIEATIKSLTHTYFNQLTREQRGGAPEVYFLGQNTDPDFFRDTFDMIAGKRIGINVISKSGTTTETAIAFRILREYLEKNAGDRASEYIIATTDANKGALRKLTGQKDYKSFIVPDNIGGRFSVLTDVGLVGLAMAGINIYEFVAGFRNMKYLTDHDDFWTNPALVHAAIRHLAHQKGKKIEVVATNSAAIYQLTRWMEQLFPESEGHRGYGLWVSPSMYSEKLHANGQMVQDGERNIIETFLRLLESDNTVAIPSDPDNLDGLNYLPDNRRDMNFINGLVIDGPAYAHFTGGVPNMTLTISRRNAFNIGQFYYLMERSVALSGYLAGHNPFIQPGVEAYKKAMFALAGKPGNEKSGQSIRESIGNMDEFII; translated from the coding sequence ATGGCGGATATGTTTTCGGAAAATAGAACCATCACCCGACAGAAACGAACCCGGCCGGATAAAAATCTATTTCATCCGGATGATTCCTATATCAGAGACAATACCATCAAGCTGGATATTTCTTATATCCTCAATCCCGTTAATAACCATTCATTCATCACGCATGAAGAACTCGACCGCATGGCTACGGAGGTGGTCAAGAAACACCAAATGTTAAAGGCGGGCGGAGGTGACTGCCGGGATGGCGATATCTCCATGCTCGGCTGGCAATCGCTTCCCGATGAAATTACGACAGCTCATCTCGATGAAATCGCCGCGGCGGTCAAGGAGCTTTCGGGTAAGGTCGATGTTTTCGTATCGCTCGGAATCGGCGGCTCGTATCTCGGCATCGAGGCCACTATCAAGTCCCTGACGCACACTTATTTCAATCAACTCACCCGGGAACAGCGCGGCGGCGCTCCGGAGGTATATTTCCTGGGACAGAACACCGATCCGGACTTTTTCCGCGACACATTCGACATGATAGCCGGTAAACGAATCGGTATCAATGTTATCTCCAAATCCGGCACCACTACCGAAACGGCCATTGCCTTTCGGATTCTTCGCGAATACCTGGAAAAAAACGCGGGCGACAGAGCATCGGAGTATATCATTGCCACCACCGATGCCAATAAGGGGGCGCTTCGAAAACTCACCGGGCAAAAGGATTACAAATCCTTTATCGTGCCTGACAACATCGGCGGACGGTTTTCGGTTTTAACCGATGTCGGTCTGGTGGGGTTGGCTATGGCCGGAATTAATATCTATGAATTCGTGGCCGGTTTCAGGAATATGAAATATCTGACCGACCATGATGATTTCTGGACCAATCCGGCTCTGGTTCATGCCGCGATTCGCCATCTGGCTCATCAAAAGGGTAAAAAAATCGAAGTGGTGGCGACCAATTCGGCCGCGATTTATCAGTTGACGCGCTGGATGGAGCAACTTTTCCCCGAAAGCGAGGGACATCGGGGATATGGCCTGTGGGTTTCACCTTCGATGTATTCTGAAAAACTGCATGCCAACGGACAGATGGTGCAGGATGGGGAACGCAATATTATCGAGACATTTCTCAGGCTGTTAGAAAGTGATAATACCGTCGCCATTCCATCGGACCCCGACAATCTCGATGGTCTTAACTACCTGCCGGATAACAGGCGGGATATGAATTTTATCAACGGACTGGTTATTGATGGACCGGCCTATGCTCATTTTACCGGCGGGGTACCCAATATGACTCTAACCATCTCCCGCCGCAATGCGTTCAATATCGGCCAGTTTTATTACCTGATGGAACGTTCGGTGGCGCTGTCGGGTTACCTGGCGGGGCATAATCCATTCATCCAGCCGGGAGTCGAAGCATACAAGAAGGCGATGTTTGCGCTGGCGGGAAAACCGGGGAATGAAAAAAGCGGTCAGAGCATCCGCGAGTCTATCGGTAATATGGATGAATTTATAATTTGA
- a CDS encoding T9SS type A sorting domain-containing protein → MSSKLLIIITNLILLAGLALNAVAQEPQPGPLLPENNQELPPRTGYRPPRVNLSHLTGQYAVGKIAEGPVPERWDWREQGRVTPVKNQGSCGSCYAFASIANVESRIYIDDTVAYDLSENNAKECNFYDRSCDGGNFYDMACLYSQKGTVLESCDPYSASDVSCNTGCEYVATLLDWNIICAGTAASTATLKDIIYNYGPVYTTLYAGNGDAWGSDYNVYDGSYTLYYDGTEATNHAVLIVGWDDTLTHAGGTGGWIVKNSWGTGWGGTCGYGTEGGYFKIAYGSAGIGQYSSFCSDWQEYDETGEILYYDEAGFSNYWGYGSTTGWGMCKFQPAADFDLARVEFWTTDITTDIDIYVYDSYNPGTRTLSDLLTQKLNVSYDYAGYHSVALDSIFEITSGNDFYVAVKITNSSFNYPIVADQDGTNETGTTFLSSNGSNGSWTDMGVSYGDDIAIRVRTGTILVLDADDNQNPVPNHCGLGQNHPNPFNAATTISYSLENRSKVEISVFNILGQNIRNLVDEVKAAGNYTVIWDGRDASGRGVATGIYFYQLIAGDYIETRKMILLK, encoded by the coding sequence ATGAGTTCAAAGTTATTGATAATCATTACGAATTTGATCCTTCTGGCGGGTCTGGCCCTGAATGCGGTCGCCCAGGAACCCCAACCGGGACCACTTTTACCGGAAAACAACCAGGAACTTCCGCCACGGACCGGCTATCGACCGCCGCGGGTAAATCTTTCGCATCTGACCGGCCAGTATGCGGTCGGCAAAATCGCGGAAGGACCGGTCCCGGAGCGCTGGGACTGGCGTGAACAGGGTCGGGTAACCCCGGTCAAAAACCAGGGCTCCTGCGGTTCCTGTTATGCTTTCGCCTCAATTGCCAATGTTGAATCCCGAATTTATATTGATGACACGGTCGCCTATGATCTTTCGGAAAATAACGCCAAGGAATGCAATTTCTACGATCGCAGTTGTGACGGCGGGAATTTTTATGATATGGCCTGTCTTTACTCCCAGAAAGGTACGGTGCTGGAATCATGCGATCCTTATTCGGCCTCCGATGTTTCCTGTAATACCGGTTGCGAATATGTTGCCACATTACTTGATTGGAATATAATTTGCGCCGGAACGGCCGCTTCCACAGCAACATTAAAGGATATCATTTACAACTACGGCCCGGTTTATACCACTCTCTACGCCGGTAACGGCGACGCCTGGGGTAGTGACTATAATGTTTACGATGGCTCATACACCTTGTATTATGATGGAACCGAAGCCACCAACCATGCCGTTTTAATCGTCGGCTGGGACGATACCCTGACTCATGCGGGAGGAACCGGCGGCTGGATTGTCAAAAACAGCTGGGGAACGGGCTGGGGTGGAACCTGCGGTTATGGAACCGAGGGCGGGTATTTTAAAATTGCCTACGGTTCGGCCGGGATCGGTCAATATTCGTCATTCTGCAGTGACTGGCAGGAATATGATGAAACCGGGGAAATCCTCTACTATGATGAAGCCGGCTTCTCCAATTACTGGGGATATGGCAGTACTACCGGCTGGGGTATGTGTAAATTCCAGCCTGCGGCCGATTTCGATCTGGCCCGGGTGGAATTCTGGACGACCGATATCACCACCGACATCGATATTTATGTATATGATTCCTACAATCCCGGGACACGGACCCTGAGTGATCTTCTCACCCAGAAGCTGAATGTCAGCTACGATTATGCCGGTTACCATTCAGTGGCTCTTGATTCGATTTTCGAAATCACATCTGGTAACGACTTCTATGTAGCCGTCAAAATCACCAACAGCAGTTTCAACTACCCCATTGTGGCCGATCAGGACGGTACCAATGAAACCGGGACGACCTTCTTGAGTTCCAACGGCAGTAATGGCTCCTGGACTGATATGGGGGTCAGTTATGGCGATGATATCGCTATTCGGGTTCGGACCGGAACGATTTTGGTGCTTGATGCCGACGATAACCAAAATCCGGTTCCGAATCATTGCGGCTTGGGGCAGAACCATCCCAATCCCTTCAACGCCGCCACGACGATCAGCTATTCGCTGGAAAACAGGTCAAAAGTGGAAATTTCGGTGTTCAATATCCTTGGTCAGAATATCCGAAACTTGGTCGATGAGGTTAAGGCGGCCGGGAATTACACGGTTATATGGGATGGTCGCGATGCCAGCGGCCGGGGTGTGGCCACCGGAATCTATTTCTACCAGCTTATCGCCGGAGATTATATTGAAACCCGGAAAATGATTCTCCTTAAATAA